A genomic segment from Lignipirellula cremea encodes:
- a CDS encoding IS701 family transposase, translating to MAKRKRSAKRPQAKHKKQTPSQHHKCQRLKRTNPLRSRTTEAITPLCGYLQTAVAALQSVLDRRIAFRLSIIVAGMLLADDRRTASAWFAAAGVQQDWDRFYECLISVGRSSGSLASAMVGLLVQKFAPGVGDRIQLALDDSPTSRFGRCVEGAGVHHNPTPGPADGEWLYGHNWVLLTWLATHPLWGVIALPLQSLLYVRQADVPKLAVKYAWEFRTKHELGVALLTSFVQSLRARGVRNSVWLAVDGAYAARPFLLPVLKLGVTVVSRLRRDACLFDLPGEAVPHRRGRRRIYGRNKLSLATLADQSQGWESLTYSGRGVEVTRPCKSFLATSELISGRIRVVLLRFDDGNWAPYFCTDPSADVREILEAVAARWAIEECFQGMKEVWGAGQQQVRNVWSSIGCWNLNSWVYGLVELCSWESPQAELSDRRSRPWDNASRRPSHADRRRTIARKMLEKQFIATLPPTPNSPQIRTLLEGLIAIVI from the coding sequence ATGGCCAAGCGTAAGCGATCCGCCAAACGTCCGCAAGCGAAACACAAAAAGCAGACGCCGTCGCAGCATCACAAGTGCCAGCGTTTGAAGCGGACCAATCCCTTGCGATCGCGCACGACAGAAGCGATCACCCCTTTGTGCGGCTATCTCCAGACGGCGGTGGCCGCCTTGCAGTCGGTGCTGGATCGACGGATCGCCTTTCGGTTGTCGATCATCGTCGCGGGCATGTTGCTGGCCGACGATCGACGCACCGCCAGCGCCTGGTTCGCCGCGGCCGGGGTGCAGCAGGACTGGGATCGCTTCTATGAATGCCTCATCAGCGTTGGCCGATCGTCGGGATCGCTGGCCAGCGCCATGGTCGGCTTGCTCGTGCAGAAGTTCGCGCCGGGCGTCGGCGACCGCATTCAGCTCGCCCTGGATGACTCGCCCACTTCGCGCTTCGGACGCTGTGTGGAAGGCGCCGGAGTGCATCACAATCCGACGCCGGGACCGGCCGACGGAGAATGGCTTTACGGCCACAACTGGGTCCTGTTGACCTGGCTGGCGACGCATCCGTTGTGGGGCGTGATCGCCTTGCCGCTGCAGTCGCTGCTGTACGTCCGCCAGGCCGATGTGCCGAAACTGGCGGTAAAATATGCATGGGAATTCCGTACGAAACACGAACTGGGCGTCGCGCTGTTGACGTCGTTCGTGCAATCGCTGCGCGCCCGCGGCGTGCGGAACTCGGTCTGGCTGGCGGTCGACGGCGCCTACGCCGCACGACCTTTTCTCCTGCCTGTGCTGAAACTCGGCGTCACGGTCGTCAGCCGCTTGCGCAGGGACGCCTGCTTGTTCGACCTGCCCGGCGAAGCTGTTCCGCACCGTCGCGGCAGGCGCCGGATTTATGGCCGGAACAAACTCTCCCTGGCGACACTCGCCGACCAAAGTCAAGGCTGGGAATCGCTCACCTATTCTGGCCGAGGCGTCGAAGTCACGCGCCCGTGCAAATCGTTCCTGGCGACATCGGAGTTGATCAGCGGGCGCATCCGTGTGGTGCTGCTCCGCTTTGACGACGGCAACTGGGCGCCTTACTTTTGCACGGACCCCAGCGCCGACGTGCGTGAGATTCTGGAGGCCGTCGCCGCGCGCTGGGCGATCGAAGAATGTTTCCAAGGGATGAAAGAAGTCTGGGGCGCCGGTCAGCAGCAAGTTCGAAATGTGTGGTCGAGCATCGGCTGTTGGAATCTCAACAGCTGGGTGTACGGCCTTGTAGAACTGTGCAGTTGGGAGTCGCCGCAAGCGGAACTGAGCGACCGCCGCTCCCGCCCCTGGGACAACGCCTCGCGTCGGCCGTCCCACGCCGACCGTCGCCGCACAATCGCCCGTAAAATGTTAGAAAAACAATTTATCGCCACTCTACCCCCGACGCCCAACAGCCCCCAAATCCGCACGCTCCTTGAAGGGCTAATCGCCATAGTAATATGA
- a CDS encoding imm11 family protein, giving the protein MADFLKPNGELLPLQSEIGEYFFFNITTITDALNTKTSDCDFWCEPPTTAVGIDHFEFHKKQLTGLSIFRIRECPVMTIVTNHFVDVVEKEGLNGFEFTKIWPFRPGTIWQIEGRRRRRGKRALAGKSLKKETLVLILEMQGDQLDSHEKRIVKRMENEVDAQLSLSSLNAPYFGTYEGSEKVDTEFRMFFSCPSADQLERKLAPWISGICQIWLGSVNAVKRRGHMYDENAKESWKQLR; this is encoded by the coding sequence TTGGCGGATTTCTTAAAGCCCAATGGCGAGTTGCTCCCGCTGCAATCCGAAATTGGCGAGTATTTTTTCTTCAACATTACGACCATTACCGATGCCCTCAACACGAAAACTTCCGACTGCGATTTCTGGTGCGAACCGCCTACGACTGCCGTCGGAATTGATCATTTTGAATTTCATAAGAAACAGTTGACTGGCCTGTCAATATTTCGCATTCGAGAGTGTCCGGTGATGACAATCGTCACGAACCATTTCGTAGACGTCGTGGAAAAAGAAGGACTCAATGGATTTGAATTCACGAAAATCTGGCCGTTTCGGCCAGGGACGATTTGGCAAATTGAGGGTCGCAGGCGACGCAGAGGGAAAAGAGCCCTTGCGGGCAAGAGCCTCAAAAAGGAAACCCTTGTTCTTATTCTCGAAATGCAAGGCGATCAGCTGGATTCTCACGAAAAGCGAATCGTCAAACGTATGGAAAACGAGGTGGACGCTCAGTTGTCCCTGTCCTCTTTGAACGCACCCTACTTCGGCACTTATGAAGGAAGCGAAAAAGTCGACACCGAATTTCGAATGTTTTTCTCCTGTCCCAGTGCAGATCAGCTGGAGCGAAAACTCGCTCCCTGGATATCAGGCATATGTCAGATCTGGCTAGGTTCCGTGAACGCAGTCAAGCGACGCGGTCACATGTATGACGAGAATGCGAAAGAGTCCTGGAAACAGCTGCGATGA
- a CDS encoding ISAzo13 family transposase has product MVAAVEEIVEQHTAGSPMNPDIRWTNRSPSDICEALVARGFYVWPQTVRRILQEDLDLGLRQACKIETTCHYPDRNAQFEYIAELRERFHDCGRPVLSIDTKKKEKLGDFYRPGAAWTDGFVTAPDHDFPSQATGKLTPYGVYDVGANQGFMLLSTGADTAELACEAVRQWWCRVGQYNYRPRPREILLLCDCGGSNSYRQYLFKQELKHLAMRLKMTIRVAHYPPGCSKYNPIEHRMFCHVSRSLRGVILDRLETAAHYIGQTRTLTGLKVLAEKARQIYVKAQKATTEFLERMPIFFDKNRPELNYWATPYEY; this is encoded by the coding sequence TTGGTCGCCGCCGTGGAAGAGATCGTCGAGCAGCACACGGCCGGCTCGCCGATGAACCCCGACATCCGCTGGACCAATCGCTCGCCCAGCGACATTTGCGAAGCGCTCGTCGCTCGCGGCTTTTACGTGTGGCCCCAAACGGTCCGCCGCATCCTGCAGGAAGACCTCGACCTGGGCTTGCGACAGGCGTGCAAAATCGAGACCACCTGTCACTATCCGGATCGCAACGCGCAGTTTGAATACATCGCCGAGCTGCGTGAACGGTTTCATGACTGTGGGCGGCCGGTGCTCAGCATCGACACGAAAAAGAAGGAAAAACTCGGTGATTTCTATCGCCCTGGCGCCGCCTGGACCGATGGGTTTGTCACGGCGCCCGATCACGATTTTCCGTCGCAAGCGACCGGCAAGCTGACGCCTTACGGCGTGTACGACGTCGGCGCCAACCAAGGTTTTATGTTGCTCTCGACCGGCGCCGATACGGCCGAACTGGCGTGCGAAGCGGTGCGGCAATGGTGGTGTCGAGTCGGACAATACAACTACCGTCCGCGTCCGCGAGAGATCTTGTTGCTCTGCGACTGCGGCGGCAGCAACAGCTATCGGCAATACCTTTTCAAGCAGGAACTAAAACATTTGGCGATGCGTTTGAAGATGACGATTCGCGTGGCGCATTACCCGCCCGGCTGTTCGAAATACAATCCGATTGAGCATCGCATGTTCTGTCACGTATCGCGTTCCCTGCGAGGCGTGATACTCGATCGTCTAGAAACGGCTGCTCACTACATCGGCCAAACCCGCACCCTGACCGGCCTCAAGGTGCTGGCGGAGAAGGCGCGTCAAATCTACGTCAAAGCCCAAAAGGCGACCACGGAATTCTTAGAACGCATGCCCATCTTCTTCGACAAAAACCGCCCCGAACTCAACTACTGGGCCACGCCCTACGAATACTGA